Proteins from one Canis lupus familiaris isolate Mischka breed German Shepherd chromosome 26, alternate assembly UU_Cfam_GSD_1.0, whole genome shotgun sequence genomic window:
- the PLBD2 gene encoding putative phospholipase B-like 2, which yields MVAPLYGSPGGRLARALTRALALALVLALLVGLLLSGLTGATPVSGRRWGPSGPVPPASRSRSVRLDPQTGQFQLVDGLHPDAVAWANLTNAIRDTGWAFLELRTNGQYNDSLQAYAAGVVEAAVSEELIYMHWMNTVVNYCGPFEYEVSYCERLRRFLETNLDWMQEAIELNKDSAYWHQVRLTLLQLKGLEDSYEGSMTFPTGRFTIKPLGFLLLQLSGDLGDLEPALNKTKTKHVMGSGSCSALIKLLPGQSDLLIAHNTWSSYQNMLRIIKKYWFQFREDPQENSPLAPGNKLVFSSYPGTLFSCDDFYIMGSGLVTLETTIGNRNPALWKYVQPKNCVLEWVRNVVANRLALDGDSWADIFKKFNSGTYNNQWMIVDYKAFVPGGPSPGNRVLTILEQIPGMVVVADKTSELYQKTYWASYNIPYFESVFNASGLQALVAQYGDWFSYDGSPRARIFRRNQSLVHDLDSMLRLMRYNDFLHDPLSLCKACSPQANAENAISARSDLNPANGSYPFQALHQRSHGGIDVKMTSMALAKAFHIIAVSGPTWDQVPPFQWSSSPFSGLLHMGQPDVWKFLPIETWWD from the exons ATGGTGGCGCCGCTGTACGGCTCCCCCGGCGGCCGCCTGGCCCGGGCGCTGACGCGGGCGCTGGCGCTGGCCCTGGTGCTGGCCCTGCTGGTCGGGCTGCTCCTGAGCGGCCTGACGGGCGCGACCCCGGTCTCGGGGCGCCGGTGGGGGCCCAGCGGGCCGGTGCCGCCCGCCTCCCGCAGCCGCTCGGTGCGCCTGGACCCCCAGACCGGCCAGTTCCAGCTGGTGGATGGCCTCCACCCGGATGCCGTGGCCTGGGCCAACCTCACCAACGCCATCCGCGACACCGG GTGGGCCTTTCTGGAGCTGCGCACGAACGGCCAGTATAATGACAGCCTACAGGCCTATGCGGCGGGTGTGGTGGAGGCTGCTGTGTCTGAGGAG ctcATCTACATGCACTGGATGAACACCGTGGTGAATTATTGTGGCCCCTTTGAGTACGAAGTCAGCTACTGCGAGAGGCTCAGGAGATTCCTGGAGACCAACCTGGACTGGATGCAGGAGGCGATAGAGCTGAACAAGGACTCTGCGTACTGGCATCAG gTGCGGCTGACCCTCCTGCAGCTGAAAGGCCTCGAGGACAGCTATGAAGGCAGTATGACCTTTCCAACTGGGAGGTTTACCATCAAACCCTTGGGGTTCCT cCTGTTGCAGCTCTCTGGGGACCTGGGAGACTTAGAGCCAGCCCTGAATAAGACCAAGACCAAGCACGTTATGGGCTCTGGCTCCTGCTCTGCCCTCATCAAGCTGTTGCCCGGCCAGAGTGACCTCCTGATTGCCCACAACACCTGGAGCTCCTACCAGAACATGCTGCGGATCATCAAGAAGTACTGGTTCCAGTTCCGGGAAGACCCCCAAG AGAACTCTCCCCTGGCTCCTGGCAACAAGCTGGTCTTCTCATCCTACCCTGGCACCCTCTTCTCCTGTGATGACTTCTACATCATGGGCAGCGGACTG GTGACCCTGGAAACTACCATCGGCAACAGGAACCCAGCTCTGTGGAAGTATGTGCAGCCCAAGAACTGTGTGCTGGAGTGGGTGCGTAATGTTGTGGCCAACCGCTTGGCCTTGGATGGGGACTCCTGGGCAGACATCTTCAAGAAATTCAACAGTGGCAC GTACAACAACCAGTGGATGATCGTGGACTATAAGGCATTTGTCCCTGGTGGGCCTAGCCCTGGGAACAGGGTGCTCACCATCCTGGAGCAGATCCC GGGCATGGTGGTGGTGGCTGATAAGACCTCAGAACTCTACCAGAAGACCTACTGGGCCAGCTACAACATACC GTACTTTGAGAGTGTGTTCAACGCCAGTGGGTTGcaagccctggtggcccagtacGGGGACTGGTTCTCCTATGATGGGAGTCCCCGGGCCCGAATCTTCCGGCGGAACCAGTCACTGGTGCATGACCTAGACTCCATGCTCCGGCTTATGAG GTACAATGACTTCCTGCATGACCCCCTGTCGCTGTGCAAAGCCTGCAGCCCCCAGGCCAACGCAGAGAATGCCATCTCGGCCCGCTCAGACCTGAACCCGGCCAATGGCTCCTACCCTTTCCAGGCCCTGCATCAGCGCTCCCACGGGGGCATAGATGTAAAG ATGACCAGCATGGCTCTGGCCAAGGCCTTTCACATCATTGCGGTCAGTGGCCCGACGTGGGACCAGGTGCCCCCGTTCCAGTGGAGCTCCTCGCCTTTCAGCGGCCTGCTACACATGGGCCAGCCTGACGTCTGGAAGTTCTTGCCCATTGAGACCTGGTGGGACTGA
- the SDS gene encoding L-serine dehydratase/L-threonine deaminase isoform X1 has translation MSQGHTHTQTPTRLTSDAGHQLSAMTPGEPLHVKTPIRDSMSLSKVAGTSVYLKMDSAQPSGSFKIRGIGHLCKMWAEQGCEHFVCSSAGNAGMAAAYAARKLGIPATIVVPSTTPALTIERLKNEGAIVKVVGEMLDEAFELAKALAKNNPGWVYIPPFDDPLIWEGHTSIVKELKETLSAKPGAIALSVGGGGLLCGVVQGLQEVGWGDVPVIAMETAGAHSFHAATTAGKLVSLSQVTSVAKALCVKTVGAQALKLFQEHPIFSEVISDQEAVAAIEKFVDDEKILVEPACGAALAAVYSRVVQKLQGEGKLQAPLSSLVVIVCGGSNISLSQLRALKEQLGMNGLPK, from the exons AtgtcccaaggtcacacacacacacagacacctacCCGTCTCACAAGTGACGCTGGCCATCAGCTGTCAG cgATGACGCCTGGAGAGCCCCTGCACGTGAAGACCCCCATCCGTGACAGCATGTCGCTGTCCAAAGTGGCAGGCACCAGCGTCTACCTCAAGATGGACAGTGCCCAACCTTCAGGCTCCTTCAAGATCCGGGGCATTGGACACCTCTGCAAGATG TGGGCTGAGCAAGGCTGTGAACATTTCGTCTGCTCCTCGG CGGGCAATGCAGGCATGGCAGCCGCCTATGCTGCCAGGAAGCTGGGCATCCCTGCCACCATCGTTGTGCCCAGCACCACCCCTGCCCTCACCATTGAGCGGCTCAAGAATGAGGGTGCCATAGTCAAGGTGGTGGGTGAG ATGTTGGATGAGGCCTTCGAGCTGGCCAAGGCCCTGGCCAAGAACAACCCTGGCTGGGTGTACATTCCTCCCTTTGACGACCCCCTCATCTG ggaaggCCACACTTCCATCGTGAAGGAGCTGAAGGAGACCCTGAGTGCAAAGCCAGGGGCCATCGCGCTGTCAGTGGGCGGCGGGGGCCTGCTGTGCGGAGTGGTCCAGGGGCTGCAAGAGGTGGGCTGGGGGGACGTGCCTGTCATCGCCATGGAGACCGCCGGAGCCCACAGCTTCCACGCTGCCACCACTGCCGGCAAGCTGGTCTCCCTGTCCCAGGTTACCAG CGTGGCCAAGGCCCTGTGCGTGAAGACTGTGGGGGCTCAAGCCCTGAAGCTGTTTCAGGAACACCCCATCTTCTCTGAAGTCATCTCGGACCAGGAGGCTGTGGCTGCCATTGAGAAGTTCGTGG ATGACGAGAAGATCCTGGTGGAGCCCGCCTGCGGGGCAGCCCTGGCCGCCGTGTACAGCCGCGTGGTGCAGAAGCTGCAAGGGGAGGGGAAGCTCCAGGCCCCGCTGTCCTCCCTCGTGGTCATTGTCTGCGGGGGCAGCAACATCAGTCTGAGCCAGCTGCGGGCCCTCAAGGAACAGCTGGGCATGAATGGGCTGCCCAAGTGA
- the SDS gene encoding L-serine dehydratase/L-threonine deaminase isoform X2 has product MTPGEPLHVKTPIRDSMSLSKVAGTSVYLKMDSAQPSGSFKIRGIGHLCKMWAEQGCEHFVCSSAGNAGMAAAYAARKLGIPATIVVPSTTPALTIERLKNEGAIVKVVGEMLDEAFELAKALAKNNPGWVYIPPFDDPLIWEGHTSIVKELKETLSAKPGAIALSVGGGGLLCGVVQGLQEVGWGDVPVIAMETAGAHSFHAATTAGKLVSLSQVTSVAKALCVKTVGAQALKLFQEHPIFSEVISDQEAVAAIEKFVDDEKILVEPACGAALAAVYSRVVQKLQGEGKLQAPLSSLVVIVCGGSNISLSQLRALKEQLGMNGLPK; this is encoded by the exons ATGACGCCTGGAGAGCCCCTGCACGTGAAGACCCCCATCCGTGACAGCATGTCGCTGTCCAAAGTGGCAGGCACCAGCGTCTACCTCAAGATGGACAGTGCCCAACCTTCAGGCTCCTTCAAGATCCGGGGCATTGGACACCTCTGCAAGATG TGGGCTGAGCAAGGCTGTGAACATTTCGTCTGCTCCTCGG CGGGCAATGCAGGCATGGCAGCCGCCTATGCTGCCAGGAAGCTGGGCATCCCTGCCACCATCGTTGTGCCCAGCACCACCCCTGCCCTCACCATTGAGCGGCTCAAGAATGAGGGTGCCATAGTCAAGGTGGTGGGTGAG ATGTTGGATGAGGCCTTCGAGCTGGCCAAGGCCCTGGCCAAGAACAACCCTGGCTGGGTGTACATTCCTCCCTTTGACGACCCCCTCATCTG ggaaggCCACACTTCCATCGTGAAGGAGCTGAAGGAGACCCTGAGTGCAAAGCCAGGGGCCATCGCGCTGTCAGTGGGCGGCGGGGGCCTGCTGTGCGGAGTGGTCCAGGGGCTGCAAGAGGTGGGCTGGGGGGACGTGCCTGTCATCGCCATGGAGACCGCCGGAGCCCACAGCTTCCACGCTGCCACCACTGCCGGCAAGCTGGTCTCCCTGTCCCAGGTTACCAG CGTGGCCAAGGCCCTGTGCGTGAAGACTGTGGGGGCTCAAGCCCTGAAGCTGTTTCAGGAACACCCCATCTTCTCTGAAGTCATCTCGGACCAGGAGGCTGTGGCTGCCATTGAGAAGTTCGTGG ATGACGAGAAGATCCTGGTGGAGCCCGCCTGCGGGGCAGCCCTGGCCGCCGTGTACAGCCGCGTGGTGCAGAAGCTGCAAGGGGAGGGGAAGCTCCAGGCCCCGCTGTCCTCCCTCGTGGTCATTGTCTGCGGGGGCAGCAACATCAGTCTGAGCCAGCTGCGGGCCCTCAAGGAACAGCTGGGCATGAATGGGCTGCCCAAGTGA